A region of Prochlorococcus marinus subsp. pastoris str. CCMP1986 DNA encodes the following proteins:
- a CDS encoding polysaccharide biosynthesis/export family protein — protein MNGYFLKISSVLLLLNLFGIFPLKIFSQDLIKNEIYKNNIPIDYLDYIPDNEYILGPGDVILILFNNKELYNKLFTIQNDGTIFSNRLRRVYIEGLTINELSILLNEKYKEFFINPNINIEIVKSRPIRIQILGEVVSPGSYLLGGKKEFNQFNALINETSNIKDEKSNLLFEELNKEGEITTSKTLFDAIKEAKGITLYSDLENIEVIRRNPISKGGGKIKTNLNFLNFIETGAQKQNISLMDGDTIIVKKSNYPLNEQFRKATSTNLQSQFNKVFISGRVEEPGMKLINKSATLNDLILLSGGNKPLRGNIYNVRFNNDGTLTRSKIRYRRNAPANSKNNPILRSGDIVSLDSNLLLKGSSTISEITSPFVGIFSSYSFFNMLTEL, from the coding sequence ATGAATGGCTACTTTTTAAAAATATCTTCAGTATTATTGTTATTAAATTTATTTGGAATTTTTCCGTTAAAAATATTCTCACAAGATCTTATTAAAAATGAAATATATAAAAATAATATTCCAATAGATTATCTAGATTACATTCCTGATAATGAATATATCTTAGGGCCTGGAGATGTAATTTTAATTTTATTCAATAATAAAGAGCTTTATAATAAATTATTTACTATTCAGAATGATGGGACAATATTTAGTAATAGGTTGAGAAGAGTTTATATTGAAGGTCTTACCATAAATGAATTATCTATTTTATTAAATGAAAAATATAAAGAATTTTTTATTAATCCGAATATAAATATAGAAATTGTTAAAAGCAGACCCATTAGAATTCAAATATTAGGAGAAGTGGTTAGTCCTGGTAGTTATTTATTAGGTGGAAAGAAGGAATTTAATCAATTTAATGCTTTAATTAATGAAACAAGTAATATTAAAGATGAAAAAAGTAATTTACTTTTTGAAGAATTAAATAAAGAGGGGGAAATAACGACTTCTAAGACTTTATTTGATGCAATTAAGGAAGCTAAAGGTATTACTCTTTATTCTGATCTAGAAAACATAGAAGTAATTAGGAGAAATCCAATTAGCAAAGGCGGAGGAAAAATAAAAACAAATTTAAATTTTCTTAATTTCATAGAAACTGGAGCTCAAAAACAAAATATTAGTTTGATGGATGGCGACACCATAATTGTAAAAAAGAGTAATTATCCCCTTAATGAACAGTTTAGAAAGGCAACAAGTACAAATTTACAAAGTCAATTTAATAAGGTATTCATATCTGGAAGAGTAGAAGAGCCTGGAATGAAATTAATTAATAAGTCTGCTACACTAAATGATTTAATTCTTCTGAGTGGAGGTAATAAACCTCTTAGAGGAAATATTTATAATGTAAGATTTAATAATGACGGAACTCTAACTAGAAGTAAAATAAGATATAGAAGGAATGCTCCTGCAAATTCTAAGAATAATCCTATATTACGTTCTGGAGATATTGTAAGCTTAGACTCTAATCTTCTATTAAAAGGTTCGTCAACTATAAGTGAAATCACTAGCCCTTTTGTAGGGATCTTCTCCTCCTATAGCTTTTTTAATATGCTTACGGAATTATGA
- a CDS encoding glycosyltransferase codes for MQDSKHKVILFANTLWFLHNFKLPLIEELNNKKIEVLLIYLRLGPPVGNKNKFLLNKVKQYNFVNYIFFYIKNFFSKDQKKTFLFSFTIGPIILSILPIFNNSIRFATLEGLGRIFSSRILLFRILKRILEIVYRIIFLNPYKGIFVLNYADYAYLLEKKIVQISKINIIPGTGIDSRIFNPDNLKKKRINLGILNKKNQLQLDDMYITYIGRISVDKGFYRFIAAINYLLSDPIYSNLKFRIVSPKSDIKNIDTDLKEFLLDKNIVLEEYVIEPINYYATSKLIVIPSTYGEGLSRVALESGLLGIPIVAIVNRGLSSLFIDGILGETTMEIEPYGISKLIKQVINNYSSYSHLPKEVFLNLSSKYDNKASSESVISVLSTYLDP; via the coding sequence ATGCAAGATAGTAAACATAAAGTTATTTTATTTGCTAATACACTTTGGTTCCTACATAATTTTAAGTTACCTTTAATCGAAGAATTGAATAATAAAAAAATTGAAGTTCTTTTGATTTATTTAAGATTAGGACCGCCAGTAGGAAATAAAAATAAATTTTTATTAAACAAAGTAAAACAATATAATTTTGTAAATTATATTTTTTTTTATATTAAAAATTTTTTTTCTAAGGATCAAAAGAAAACTTTTTTATTTAGTTTTACTATTGGTCCAATTATCTTATCAATACTTCCGATTTTTAATAATTCAATTAGATTTGCGACTTTAGAAGGCTTAGGAAGAATATTTTCTTCAAGAATATTATTATTTAGAATTCTTAAAAGAATTTTGGAAATAGTTTATAGAATAATTTTTCTAAATCCTTATAAAGGTATATTTGTTTTAAATTATGCTGATTATGCTTATTTATTAGAAAAAAAAATAGTTCAAATTTCAAAAATAAATATAATTCCTGGGACTGGGATCGACTCACGTATTTTTAATCCAGATAATCTTAAGAAAAAGAGGATAAATTTAGGAATTTTAAATAAAAAAAATCAACTCCAATTAGATGATATGTACATTACTTATATTGGAAGAATTTCCGTCGATAAAGGGTTCTATAGGTTTATAGCAGCTATTAACTATTTATTAAGTGATCCAATATATTCTAATTTAAAATTCAGAATAGTATCACCAAAAAGTGATATAAAAAATATTGATACTGATTTAAAAGAATTTTTATTAGATAAAAATATCGTATTAGAAGAATATGTAATTGAACCTATAAATTATTATGCAACTTCTAAATTGATTGTAATTCCGAGTACTTATGGAGAAGGTTTATCAAGAGTTGCTTTAGAATCTGGTCTTTTGGGTATCCCCATTGTTGCAATAGTTAATAGAGGACTTTCCTCTTTGTTTATAGATGGAATCTTAGGAGAAACAACAATGGAGATTGAACCCTATGGTATTTCTAAATTGATAAAACAAGTTATTAACAATTACTCTTCTTATTCTCACTTACCAAAAGAGGTGTTTCTGAATCTTTCTTCAAAATATGATAATAAAGCTTCTTCTGAGTCAGTTATTAGCGTATTATCTACTTACCTAGATCCTTGA
- a CDS encoding HAD-IIIA family hydrolase: MLDNGHHINFFYNNKLFLPKDNKLRPALFLDRDGVIIKEKHFISKATDVELENGINDLIYLANMLQLPIVIITNQSGIARKITKWENYFKVTEKMINLINKDNTIIAIYANGLGTESPNYSWRKPSPSMILNAANYLKLDLSKSLLVGDRLSDLISGFNAGLLNLFHVRTGHGNLEREDVKKFFSKNDHSDLIKIKYINKIGEELFHDLQVLVGQQ, encoded by the coding sequence TTGTTAGATAATGGTCATCATATAAATTTTTTTTATAATAATAAACTTTTCCTTCCCAAAGATAATAAATTAAGGCCAGCTTTGTTCCTTGACAGAGATGGTGTAATAATTAAAGAAAAACACTTCATATCTAAAGCAACTGACGTCGAATTAGAAAATGGAATTAATGATCTAATATATTTAGCTAATATGCTTCAATTGCCAATAGTAATTATCACCAATCAATCTGGAATAGCACGAAAAATCACAAAATGGGAAAATTACTTTAAAGTAACAGAAAAAATGATAAATCTTATAAATAAAGACAATACTATAATTGCAATTTATGCAAATGGATTAGGTACAGAATCTCCCAACTATTCATGGAGGAAACCAAGTCCTTCTATGATTTTAAACGCAGCAAATTATCTAAAATTAGATCTATCAAAATCACTTTTGGTTGGGGACAGATTAAGTGATTTAATTTCTGGTTTCAATGCAGGTTTATTAAATCTTTTTCATGTACGTACTGGACACGGAAACTTGGAAAGAGAGGATGTTAAAAAATTTTTTAGTAAAAACGATCATTCTGATTTAATAAAAATAAAATATATTAATAAAATAGGGGAAGAATTATTTCATGATCTCCAAGTTTTGGTTGGGCAGCAATGA
- the lhgO gene encoding L-2-hydroxyglutarate oxidase, translating to MSLKNGEIIIIGGGIVGLTIAYQIIKRGISKNIIILEKENNLGLHTSGRNSGVLHAGIYYKPGSLKSKVCIEGGKRLKAWIKDRGLKTNPCGKIIIPTKYEQDSQIDLLFERGLKNGAKVEIINNKKLKEIQPNTNSITNRALWSPNTAVVNPLEIINQLEIELKDKGVIFIKGSKIRKINKKENKIHTEDNLIIKYKYFFNCAGLQSDRVAHMCNVGKNLTILPFKGFYWKIKNNDAFDIKTNIYPVPDLSVPFLGVHFTPSGDKKNIFIGPTATVAFGRENYKFFEGLEPLMLISNLFILSKQYLMNKNKFRQYVHQQSLQAFEPFLIKSAQNLIPSIKLSDIEISEKLGIRAQLFDNKKMNLVDDFICTNDENSTHVLNAVSPAFTSSFSLADLIINSSKLNKE from the coding sequence ATGAGCTTGAAGAATGGAGAAATTATTATAATTGGTGGAGGAATTGTTGGATTAACAATTGCATACCAGATTATCAAAAGAGGTATTTCGAAAAATATTATTATTTTAGAAAAAGAAAATAATTTAGGTTTGCATACCTCAGGCAGAAATAGCGGAGTCTTACACGCAGGAATATATTATAAACCTGGCTCCCTTAAGTCAAAAGTATGCATTGAGGGAGGCAAGAGACTTAAGGCATGGATAAAAGATAGAGGACTAAAAACAAATCCATGTGGGAAAATAATAATTCCTACTAAGTATGAACAAGATTCTCAAATAGATTTACTTTTTGAAAGGGGCTTAAAAAATGGAGCAAAAGTCGAAATTATTAATAATAAAAAACTGAAAGAAATTCAACCAAATACAAATTCCATAACAAATAGAGCATTATGGAGTCCTAATACTGCGGTAGTAAACCCATTAGAGATAATAAATCAATTAGAAATTGAACTTAAAGATAAGGGAGTAATTTTCATAAAAGGAAGCAAAATAAGAAAGATAAATAAAAAGGAAAATAAAATTCACACTGAAGATAATTTAATAATAAAGTATAAATATTTTTTTAATTGTGCTGGTCTTCAATCGGATAGGGTTGCACATATGTGCAATGTTGGCAAAAACTTAACAATATTGCCTTTTAAAGGTTTTTATTGGAAGATAAAAAATAATGACGCTTTTGATATCAAAACGAATATATATCCAGTTCCTGATTTATCTGTTCCTTTCCTTGGCGTTCACTTCACGCCAAGTGGTGATAAAAAAAATATTTTTATTGGACCAACTGCGACAGTGGCTTTTGGTAGAGAAAATTACAAATTTTTTGAAGGATTAGAACCATTAATGTTGATTTCAAATCTATTTATTCTTTCAAAGCAATATTTGATGAATAAGAATAAATTTAGACAATATGTTCATCAACAATCTCTTCAGGCTTTTGAACCATTCTTAATAAAATCAGCTCAGAATTTAATTCCATCAATCAAATTGAGTGATATTGAAATAAGTGAAAAACTAGGAATTAGGGCGCAGCTTTTTGATAATAAAAAAATGAATTTAGTAGATGATTTTATTTGTACAAATGATGAAAATTCTACACATGTTTTAAATGCAGTTTCTCCAGCTTTTACATCAAGTTTCTCACTGGCAGATTTAATAATTAATTCTTCAAAATTAAATAAAGAATAA
- a CDS encoding nucleotidyltransferase family protein encodes MDKKLKVLLLAAGLGTRLKPLTNNVPKCLVKINEKPLLHLWLEKLENLNCESILINTHYLPDKVNRAIYEWDGEKSKIYTTFEKNLLGTAGTLIRNLDFFNNSEGLIIHADNMTDDNLVEFINAHNKRPCNTILSMLTFETDNPTACGVVKIDKDNIVQEFHEKVKNPPSKLANGAIYAFGNDFINYLKNMDNKVFDISKDIIPSLNGRILSYKTSANFLDIGTPYNLKKAQKLFNKDL; translated from the coding sequence ATGGACAAAAAGTTAAAAGTTTTATTATTAGCGGCAGGTTTGGGAACAAGATTAAAACCATTAACAAATAATGTCCCAAAATGTCTCGTAAAAATAAATGAAAAGCCTCTTCTACATTTATGGCTTGAAAAACTAGAAAATTTAAATTGCGAATCTATATTAATTAATACTCATTATTTACCTGATAAAGTTAACAGAGCCATTTATGAATGGGATGGGGAAAAATCCAAAATATATACTACTTTTGAAAAAAATCTTTTAGGCACAGCAGGCACCTTAATAAGGAATCTTGATTTTTTTAATAATTCTGAAGGTTTAATTATTCATGCTGATAATATGACTGATGATAATCTTGTTGAATTTATTAATGCTCATAATAAAAGACCTTGCAATACTATATTATCGATGCTTACATTCGAAACGGATAATCCAACAGCTTGCGGTGTAGTAAAAATAGATAAAGATAATATAGTTCAAGAATTTCATGAAAAAGTAAAAAATCCGCCTTCAAAATTAGCTAATGGTGCTATTTATGCTTTTGGCAATGATTTCATAAATTATCTTAAAAATATGGATAATAAAGTATTTGATATAAGCAAAGATATAATACCTTCATTAAATGGTAGAATATTGTCCTACAAAACTAGTGCGAATTTTCTTGATATTGGAACACCTTATAATCTAAAAAAAGCTCAAAAATTATTTAATAAAGATTTATAG
- a CDS encoding SIS domain-containing protein: MEKVFKNFTELYLKNLVSSFEPKIIEKIEILANDLNLSWKNGANVFICGNGGSAGNAMHIANDFHYGVGCKRDPQSNDIKNKPGIKIIALPSNPSIITCLANDIGYENIYSHQLKVLGNLNDILIVLSGSGNSKNVINAIVEAHKIGIKTYSITAFDGGKCKEISKENIHFEINDMQIAEDTQLILFHMCMQWLSNTNNQEIE, from the coding sequence ATGGAAAAAGTTTTTAAAAATTTTACAGAATTATACCTAAAGAATTTAGTTTCAAGTTTTGAACCAAAGATTATTGAAAAGATAGAAATACTTGCAAATGATTTAAATTTAAGCTGGAAGAATGGAGCTAATGTTTTTATATGCGGAAATGGAGGTAGTGCGGGAAATGCAATGCATATTGCAAATGACTTTCATTACGGAGTTGGTTGTAAAAGGGATCCACAATCAAATGATATAAAAAATAAACCAGGAATAAAAATTATAGCTCTGCCATCAAACCCGAGTATTATTACATGCTTGGCAAATGATATTGGTTATGAAAATATCTACTCTCACCAATTAAAAGTCCTTGGGAATCTAAATGATATATTAATTGTTTTATCAGGCAGCGGAAATTCTAAGAATGTAATAAATGCTATAGTTGAAGCTCATAAAATTGGAATTAAAACTTATTCAATTACTGCTTTTGATGGAGGTAAATGCAAAGAGATTTCAAAAGAAAATATTCATTTTGAAATTAATGATATGCAAATAGCAGAAGATACTCAATTAATTCTTTTTCATATGTGTATGCAATGGCTTTCAAATACTAATAATCAAGAAATAGAATAG
- a CDS encoding PfkB family carbohydrate kinase, with protein MSSFITPIIQINEACKYNNCILGYGHFNSIHTGHIRYLKRAKDINNILLVAVLKDPQFQGVIFTQEERAESIAQLGIANAIVLLPDNNLEKAVNIINPRELILGKEYENSNINNINTTVKNLKAKNKAIYFHAGEINYANTELLTISEDNLKKEREKEFLKALKRQNISCENLIETSKRIKNTKLIVIGDSIVDQYASCEALGMSAEAPVIVVKELEQKNFVGGAAIVASHITRLGSECEFISVIGSDEPGKWIHKELKKNSVKPNLFIDKNRPTTFKKRYIVENQKLFRVSRLEDHMIDKETTKKILDYVYKASLNANGIVISDFVYGIITGELLKGITKFANESGIKLYGDLQCSSQIGDISRMEDFTLICPNEREARISIQNKDIGLEELCRILISKTKCENLIMKLGANGFIVYSHQKGESPRVQAFPALSVNPVDVSGAGDTLLSIMAAGLSSGSKIMDVAALACCGSAIAVDTMGNNPIEIEKIIDKAIKIFNK; from the coding sequence ATGAGTAGTTTCATCACCCCAATTATTCAAATAAATGAAGCATGCAAATACAATAACTGTATCTTGGGTTATGGCCATTTCAACTCAATTCATACCGGGCATATAAGATATTTAAAACGTGCTAAAGATATAAATAATATTCTTTTAGTTGCAGTACTTAAAGATCCACAATTTCAAGGAGTTATTTTTACTCAAGAGGAAAGAGCTGAGTCTATTGCACAATTAGGTATTGCTAATGCTATTGTTCTTCTACCTGATAACAACCTTGAAAAAGCAGTTAATATAATAAATCCTAGAGAACTTATTTTAGGAAAAGAGTACGAGAATTCTAATATAAATAATATTAATACTACAGTTAAAAATTTAAAAGCTAAAAACAAAGCAATCTATTTCCATGCTGGAGAAATAAACTATGCAAATACAGAGTTATTAACTATATCAGAAGATAATCTTAAAAAAGAAAGAGAAAAAGAATTTTTAAAAGCTTTAAAAAGACAGAATATTTCTTGTGAAAATCTTATAGAGACTAGTAAAAGAATTAAGAATACAAAATTAATTGTAATTGGAGATTCTATCGTTGATCAATATGCATCGTGCGAAGCATTAGGTATGAGTGCTGAAGCCCCAGTAATTGTAGTAAAGGAATTAGAACAGAAAAATTTTGTGGGAGGAGCTGCAATTGTAGCCTCTCATATAACCAGACTAGGTTCTGAATGTGAATTTATCTCAGTTATAGGTTCTGATGAGCCCGGTAAATGGATTCATAAAGAATTAAAAAAAAATTCAGTAAAACCAAATTTATTTATTGATAAAAATAGACCTACAACCTTTAAAAAAAGATACATTGTTGAGAATCAAAAGCTTTTTAGGGTAAGTCGATTAGAGGATCATATGATTGACAAAGAAACAACAAAAAAGATTCTTGATTACGTTTATAAAGCAAGTTTAAATGCTAATGGAATTGTAATTTCTGATTTTGTTTATGGAATAATAACAGGTGAACTTTTAAAAGGAATTACTAAATTTGCTAACGAGAGTGGGATTAAACTTTATGGTGATCTTCAATGTAGTAGTCAAATAGGTGATATTTCCAGAATGGAGGATTTCACACTTATTTGTCCAAATGAAAGAGAAGCAAGAATATCTATTCAAAATAAAGATATTGGTTTAGAGGAATTATGCAGAATATTAATAAGTAAAACAAAATGTGAAAATCTTATTATGAAACTAGGTGCTAACGGTTTTATTGTTTACTCACATCAAAAAGGAGAATCTCCAAGGGTACAAGCATTCCCAGCATTATCTGTAAATCCAGTTGACGTATCAGGCGCTGGAGACACTCTTCTTTCAATAATGGCTGCAGGTTTATCTAGTGGATCAAAAATAATGGATGTAGCGGCATTAGCATGCTGTGGTAGTGCAATTGCCGTTGATACTATGGGCAACAACCCCATTGAAATTGAAAAAATTATTGATAAAGCAATTAAGATTTTTAATAAATAA
- a CDS encoding NAD-dependent epimerase/dehydratase family protein: MNILVTGGNGYKGSVLIPKLLEKGHHVTSIDINWFGEYLLPHKNLKVFKKDIREIKLEDLKGIETIIHLANIANDPLVELEPQLSWEVNVLASQQLAEKAVKSGGVKNFIFASSGSVYGISDKEKVTEETDLLPISEYNKTKMVAERIFLSYKDSMNIFCIRPATVCGVSPRMRLDVSVNVLTYSALSKGIITVFGGDQIRPNIHIDDICDLYIFFIDNYKRLESGFYNAGFENISIMDIAKYVKEILPNTIINVTPSNDPRSYRQCSDKILKLGFMPKKNVKIAIQEIIKEFKNNKLNTNETCFSVKWLKKSFK; the protein is encoded by the coding sequence ATGAATATTTTAGTAACTGGAGGAAATGGATATAAAGGGAGTGTATTAATTCCAAAGCTGCTTGAAAAAGGACACCACGTGACATCAATAGATATTAATTGGTTCGGAGAATATCTCTTGCCTCATAAAAACCTTAAAGTCTTTAAAAAAGATATCAGAGAAATTAAGTTAGAGGATTTGAAAGGGATTGAAACTATTATTCATTTAGCAAATATCGCAAATGATCCTTTGGTTGAATTAGAACCACAGTTAAGTTGGGAGGTTAATGTATTAGCTAGTCAGCAATTAGCTGAAAAAGCAGTTAAATCAGGAGGAGTTAAAAATTTCATCTTTGCTAGTTCAGGCAGTGTTTATGGCATTAGTGATAAAGAAAAAGTTACCGAAGAAACTGATTTATTACCTATTTCTGAATATAACAAGACAAAAATGGTTGCAGAAAGGATTTTTTTAAGTTATAAAGATTCGATGAATATTTTTTGTATAAGACCTGCTACTGTTTGTGGAGTATCTCCAAGAATGAGATTAGATGTATCAGTAAATGTCCTAACATATTCTGCTCTATCAAAAGGAATTATTACTGTATTTGGCGGCGATCAAATAAGACCAAATATACATATTGATGATATATGTGATTTATATATATTCTTTATTGATAATTATAAAAGACTTGAATCAGGATTCTATAATGCTGGTTTTGAAAACATTTCAATTATGGATATAGCAAAATATGTAAAAGAAATTCTTCCAAATACGATCATAAATGTTACACCATCAAATGATCCTAGATCATATCGTCAGTGTTCTGACAAAATTTTAAAGCTTGGCTTTATGCCAAAAAAGAATGTGAAAATTGCAATACAAGAAATAATTAAAGAATTCAAAAATAATAAATTAAATACAAATGAAACATGTTTTTCCGTTAAGTGGCTTAAAAAGTCATTTAAATAG
- a CDS encoding glycosyltransferase family 2 protein, translating to MSKNAPLVTIGILCFNAESSILNALSSALNQTYKKKEIIVIDDCSTDNSLKVIKESKYINDIKVFKNKQNKGAAYSRNIITKKSKGSYICYMDDDDFSDKKRIEIQLKGIIDEGFKKSDCVISICNINREYSSGYIKEMKVFGSKALKPNNYEMIDFLLFNEKKAKVDYGFGCPACAMLISKKALEIVKGFDETLKRVEDMDITIRLSREGCNFINSKKTFVNQLSTLGEDKLPINNLKSEIQIIKKNKNYLKNKNIYSYSRLWPYLRFYHFTGNYFFLIFFLIVIFFINPKRTLYHFISSTINRIKHEHKIKNFKKRD from the coding sequence ATGTCTAAAAATGCACCTTTAGTCACTATTGGAATACTTTGTTTCAACGCTGAATCTTCAATTTTAAATGCCTTAAGTAGTGCATTAAATCAAACCTATAAAAAAAAAGAGATTATAGTTATAGATGATTGTTCAACTGATAATTCATTAAAAGTTATAAAGGAAAGTAAATATATAAATGACATTAAGGTTTTTAAAAATAAACAAAACAAAGGTGCCGCTTATTCAAGGAATATCATAACTAAGAAATCAAAAGGTTCTTATATATGCTATATGGATGATGATGATTTCTCAGACAAAAAAAGAATCGAAATTCAACTAAAAGGAATAATTGATGAAGGATTTAAGAAAAGTGATTGTGTAATATCTATTTGCAATATAAACAGAGAATATTCCTCTGGATATATAAAAGAGATGAAAGTATTTGGCTCAAAAGCTTTAAAACCCAATAATTATGAAATGATAGATTTTTTACTTTTTAATGAAAAAAAAGCAAAAGTTGATTATGGTTTTGGATGTCCAGCTTGTGCAATGTTAATCTCTAAAAAAGCTTTAGAAATTGTTAAAGGTTTTGATGAAACTCTAAAGAGAGTTGAAGATATGGATATAACTATAAGACTTTCTAGAGAGGGTTGTAATTTTATTAATTCAAAAAAGACCTTTGTTAATCAGCTTTCAACTCTAGGAGAAGATAAATTGCCTATTAACAATTTAAAATCTGAAATACAAATCATAAAAAAAAATAAAAACTACTTAAAAAATAAAAATATTTATTCTTATAGTAGATTATGGCCATATTTGCGTTTCTACCATTTCACCGGAAATTACTTTTTTTTAATATTTTTTCTTATAGTTATATTTTTTATAAATCCCAAGAGAACTCTATACCATTTCATTTCATCAACAATAAATAGAATTAAACATGAGCATAAAATAAAAAATTTTAAAAAAAGGGACTAA
- a CDS encoding glycosyltransferase, protein MRNNKKRIIGFVCTSFDNVAGGLERQIIRTSESLNLKGYKIYIISFDNNSAKSFYQIPNQIEWLKCGNGLKPHTSAKKYQRLKQILHLRKTIKKYKITDIITFHHGIFPRVFLASFALKIIHIVSERNSLKNYDYIKLNKINLGFLSLFFANKITVQLKSYIKDYPFFLRKKIYVISNILKNPLEKYKAPDLNSNKVAMAGRLCAQKNFTPLLDQIKKSNSNEIEVSIAGEGGLRSFLEKEYNEQIKNSTLNLRGNIKNIDSFFSESAIFCFPSLWEGYPNSLVEALRMGLPIVTSKRMKYLTEFVENNVNGLILDDNDFLFEIKKLIVDKERLNFMSLQSHNKYIALCKRNPIKDWIKLIESNYQ, encoded by the coding sequence ATGAGAAATAATAAAAAAAGGATAATTGGATTTGTATGCACCAGTTTTGATAATGTAGCAGGTGGATTAGAAAGGCAAATTATTAGAACTAGTGAAAGTTTAAATTTAAAAGGATACAAAATTTATATTATTAGTTTTGATAATAATTCAGCAAAATCTTTCTACCAAATTCCAAATCAGATTGAGTGGTTAAAATGCGGAAATGGTCTTAAACCTCATACATCGGCAAAAAAATACCAAAGGTTAAAGCAAATTTTACATCTAAGAAAAACAATAAAAAAATATAAAATTACAGATATTATTACTTTCCATCATGGAATATTTCCAAGAGTCTTTTTAGCTTCATTTGCATTAAAAATTATTCATATTGTCTCGGAAAGAAATTCTCTTAAAAATTACGATTATATAAAATTGAATAAAATAAATTTAGGATTTCTTTCTCTATTTTTTGCTAATAAAATTACAGTCCAACTAAAATCATATATAAAAGATTATCCATTCTTTTTAAGAAAAAAAATATATGTCATTAGTAATATTTTAAAGAATCCCTTAGAAAAATATAAAGCCCCAGACTTAAATAGTAATAAGGTTGCAATGGCTGGAAGATTATGTGCCCAAAAGAACTTTACTCCTCTTTTAGATCAAATCAAAAAATCAAATTCAAATGAAATTGAAGTATCAATAGCTGGTGAAGGAGGGTTGAGATCTTTTTTAGAAAAAGAATATAACGAGCAAATTAAAAATTCTACCTTAAATTTAAGAGGAAATATTAAAAATATTGACTCATTTTTTTCTGAATCCGCAATATTTTGTTTCCCTTCATTATGGGAAGGATATCCAAATTCGCTTGTCGAGGCCTTAAGGATGGGACTTCCAATTGTTACTTCTAAAAGGATGAAATACTTAACAGAATTTGTAGAAAATAATGTCAATGGATTGATCCTTGATGATAATGATTTTCTATTTGAAATTAAGAAATTAATAGTTGACAAGGAGAGATTAAATTTTATGAGTTTACAAAGCCACAATAAATATATTGCTTTATGCAAAAGAAATCCTATTAAAGATTGGATTAAACTAATAGAAAGTAATTATCAGTAA